The Bacteroidales bacterium genome includes a region encoding these proteins:
- a CDS encoding DUF302 domain-containing protein, with the protein MKKNSILTGMLMVMITIAGVAQENVEKEKFYFSRTITATVDEATQQVKASLKDEGFGIVTEIDMHKTLEEKLGKTMNTYRILGACNAGFAWQTLQKEENIGVFLPCKVLVKDIGGGKTEIVAVNPSQLMKMLDNPELEGIADEVASRFKTALEKL; encoded by the coding sequence ATGAAAAAGAACTCGATTCTAACAGGTATGCTGATGGTGATGATCACCATCGCCGGCGTGGCGCAGGAAAACGTCGAGAAGGAAAAGTTTTATTTCTCCAGGACCATCACAGCTACGGTGGATGAAGCCACCCAGCAGGTGAAAGCTTCGCTTAAGGACGAGGGTTTCGGCATCGTCACAGAGATTGATATGCATAAAACCCTGGAAGAAAAGCTGGGTAAAACCATGAATACCTATCGCATTCTGGGAGCGTGTAATGCCGGATTTGCCTGGCAAACCCTTCAAAAAGAAGAGAATATTGGGGTTTTCCTCCCCTGTAAGGTACTGGTCAAAGATATTGGTGGTGGGAAGACAGAAATTGTTGCCGTTAACCCCTCACAACTGATGAAAATGCTGGATAACCCTGAACTGGAAGGGATTGCCGATGAAGTTGCTTCAAGATTCAAAACTGCGCTTGAGAAGCTCTGA